A stretch of the Archangium violaceum genome encodes the following:
- a CDS encoding SH3 domain-containing protein → MQTLLISLLLATAAADAAAEQRVYVLGSSLNLRKKPSAEAEILEKLQIGTECHVTEKPDGTWLKVRCGEREGYASASLLGPEKPSAEKLKAEAQDTRLTLKQREESALRAATLSPEDVEQQKLLGNLFFERNLELVAGIKKPKPLRTFKHTCFNQSDSSCIGDASGAGVKDVKIRAATKGNLFVVAIGSTERVAVYRGRYKINKVHELTGEVLESAGFTATPVMEKALFSGIKPRDSGNWDLALGQFTLDETSHAILDALPREWGRLEPSPPENFLMMQWNDCLKRPFLLTFTPDIHGRWRLSVETVGSDNASENYWISAVSKRDSDLELTLEKYYGGTKRELFKLPDGRKDIAYLGDKAYSFKLDRYSEVHHRCIQGGP, encoded by the coding sequence ATGCAAACGCTGCTGATTTCCCTCCTGCTTGCCACGGCTGCGGCCGATGCTGCGGCGGAGCAACGGGTCTACGTCCTCGGCTCCTCCCTCAACCTCCGCAAGAAGCCCTCCGCGGAGGCGGAGATCCTGGAGAAGCTCCAGATCGGCACGGAGTGCCACGTCACCGAGAAGCCCGACGGGACGTGGCTGAAGGTGCGCTGCGGAGAGAGGGAGGGCTACGCGTCCGCGTCCCTGCTGGGGCCGGAGAAGCCGTCGGCCGAGAAGCTCAAGGCCGAGGCGCAGGACACGCGCCTCACGCTCAAACAGCGCGAGGAGAGCGCGCTGCGGGCCGCGACCCTCTCCCCGGAGGATGTCGAGCAGCAGAAGCTGCTGGGGAATCTCTTCTTCGAGCGGAACCTCGAGCTGGTGGCCGGCATCAAGAAGCCCAAGCCCCTTCGGACGTTCAAGCACACGTGCTTCAACCAGAGTGACAGCTCCTGTATCGGAGATGCCTCCGGGGCCGGGGTGAAGGACGTGAAGATCCGGGCCGCGACGAAGGGGAACCTGTTCGTGGTGGCCATTGGGAGTACCGAGCGTGTGGCCGTCTATCGCGGTAGGTACAAGATCAACAAAGTCCATGAGCTGACGGGGGAGGTCCTCGAGTCCGCTGGTTTCACCGCGACCCCGGTGATGGAGAAGGCGCTCTTTTCCGGTATCAAGCCGCGCGATTCCGGAAACTGGGACCTGGCTCTCGGTCAATTCACCCTGGACGAGACCTCTCATGCCATCCTGGACGCACTTCCCAGGGAGTGGGGCCGCCTGGAGCCGAGTCCCCCCGAGAACTTCTTGATGATGCAGTGGAACGATTGCCTGAAGAGGCCTTTCCTGTTGACGTTTACGCCGGACATTCACGGTCGCTGGCGCCTCTCGGTCGAGACCGTTGGCTCCGATAATGCGTCGGAGAACTACTGGATATCTGCAGTGTCGAAACGTGACAGCGACCTCGAGCTAACGCTCGAGAAATATTATGGGGGCACGAAGCGCGAGCTGTTCAAGCTCCCGGATGGCCGCAAGGACATCGCATACCTGGGGGACAAGGCGTACTCCTTCAAGCTCGACAGGTATTCAGAGGTGCATCACCGTTGCATCCAGGGCGGCCCCTAG